The nucleotide window GTCGGCATCCCCGATCTTCCGGGTCCGCACCACCGCGCCCCTCTCCATCGTGCGCGCTTCGGCCGCATCGACCCGCGCGCGGCCGACGCCGATGCACTCGCCGCTCCGCGAGAGGAGGAAGACCTCGTCGCCCGTCCTGACCGAGTCCTCGATCTCCACAAGGCCCGGCGCAAGCAGACTCGACCCGCCCTCCCGGATCGACGCCACGGCGCCGTCGTCGACGACGACGTAGCGCTTCGTCGGTTTCATGTACCGGCACGCGGACGGCCGCGGCAGGGGTTCCCAGACGCCCTCGTCGGGCATGTACCTGATGGCCGCAACAACCGTGCCGCCCAGGACCACCTCCTCCATCCTGTCAGGATCGGGGACCTTGTTGAGGACGGCGAGGTGCCCCTCAGGGATGAGGGGGACGCCGAAGTAATCGATGAAGATACTGTTGACGAGTGCGACGTCTGACGCAAAGGCCGGGCGTGCATCGCCAGGCGGGGTGATGGAAACCGCGTGGGTTTTTTCCCCGCAGGCGCACTGCTCCCCGAGCACGGGCGTATGGCAGGCATCGCACCAGCGTAGCTGGATCTTTCCGAGATATGACGGACGCATTGCATGTACCATGTGGATGCATAGATTAAAAGGACAGGGTTTGCGTCCGGGTTTGGACCATGATAAATATTAATCATGAAGGTTTTTTGTCATTTGGAGCGCGCAACAATGAGCACCGCCCAATCAGGGGCCAATACGACCATAAAAATAGTATTGAATATCCTGAGACGGATATTTCATCCCCGTTTTTACCGGTCAAGCGACCGGAACCGATGAGATGACGAAAAAAACTCAATGGATAAGGCTCCGATATGATCGGTGTTTCGCATGGTTAATAAACCACAAAATTCCATGGGGTAGGTGAGGGATAGGGATGTACGACCTGATATTCCTGATACTATTCCCCTGTATCATTGCAGCCATCCTGCTATTGCTCAATAATAACAGGGTGAGGCATGCAATCGTCGCTCTGGGGGCACTCGTCATCTCGGCGGGATCCATCTACCTTCTCGTCTCCTCATTTACACAGGGAGCGGTGTACTACACCTTCCCCTTCGAGCCGACGAGTCTGGTGATGTTCGCTCTAGAGATGGGTATCGCACTCCTGCTCCTGTACCTGGGAGTCAGGTTCAAACAACCGATCGCCGTCCTGCTGGTACTCATTCAGTCGGCGATGATGATCTACTACGAGATCACCTGGGGCATGGTAGTGGAGCCTGAGATGAACCTCTTCATCGACCAGTTCTCCATCATCATGGCCCTGATCATCGGCATCATCGGCAGCCTCATCGCGGTCTTTGCCACCAGTTACATGGACACCTACCATGGCCACCACCCGGAGGTGCGTGACCGGAGGCGGATGTTCTTCTTCGTGATCTTCATCTTCCTCGCCGCGATGTTCGGCCTCGTCTTCTCCAACAACATCCCGTGGATCTTTTTCTTCTGGGAGATCACGACCCTGTCGTCTTTCCTCCTCATCGGGTATTCGGAGACGGAAGAGGCGACGAACAACGCTTTCCTCGCCCTGAAACTGAACCTCCTCGGCGGGATCGCCTTTGCCGGAGCAATCCTGTATCTCGCATCCGTCGACCCCTCGGGCGGCCTTCTTGAACTCAACGCACTCCTTGCCTCCGGCCAGGCCGTCGCCATCATCCCCGCGGTGCTGATCAGCTTCGCCGGACTGACAAAGAGCGCCCAGATGCCCTTCTCGGGCTGGCTTGTCGGCGCCATGGTCGCACCGACCCCGGTCTCCGCCCTGCTCCACTCGAGCACCATGGTCAAGGCCGGCGTGTACATCATCGTCCGCTTCGCTCCGGTGCTCGCCGGCAGCCTTGCCGGCCTCTCGATCGCCTTCGTCGGCGCCGTGACCTTCCTCCTCGCTTCGGGGATCGCCATATCCCAGAGCAATGCAAAGAAGGTCCTGGCCTACTCGACCATCGCGAACCTCGGCCTGATCGTGGCCTGCGCAGGCGTCGGGACACCCCAGCTCGTCTGGGCGGCGATATTCCTGATCATCTTCCACGCGGTCGCAAAGTCGCTCCTCTTCCTCTGCGTCGGGACTGTCGAGCACAGGACCGGCAGCCGCGACATCGAGGACATGGACGGCCTGATCGTCCGTCTCCCGAAGGTCGCGGCCATGATGTTCATCGGCATGGCCGGCATGTTCCTTGCGCCCTTCGGCATGCTGATCTCGAAGTGGGCCGCGATCGAGGCCTTCATCGTCGCCCCGCTCGGCCTCATCTTCGTGATGATCCTGGCCTTCGGCGGCGCCGTGACCGTCTTCTTCTGGGCGAAGTGGATGGGCAAGATCATCGAGGTCACGCCCTTCGGCGAGAACCTCGAGGGCACGGTCTCCACCGGCAAGTGGGTCGTCCTCGGGAGCCTCACGGCCATGACCGTGCTTGCGGCCCTCCTCTTCCCCCTGATCTCCTCGTTCCTCGTCGAGCCCTACGTCCTCGGCATCTTCAACGAGACGGCGCGGCTCGCCCAGGACAATGTCATCATCATGGTCCTGATGATCGCGCTCCTCCTCGTCCTGCCCCTCTCCTACCTCTCGTACAGGAAGCAGGGACGGACGATGCCGGCCTACATGGGCGGCAGGCCGACGACGCCCGACATGAAGTTCCTCGGGTCCCTCGGCATCGAGCGTGAGATGACGATGAGGAACTACTACTTCACCGACCTCTTCGGTGAGGCAAAACTCCTGAAGGTCGGCAATCCCCTCTGTATCCTCCTGATCCTGGCGGCCATCGCCGTCATCGCGGGGGTGGCGCTATGATCTCTGTGTTCACCGCAGTCCTCTACCTGCTCCTCGCCCCGATCGCGGGCGGGCTCATCGCCGGTATAGACAGAAAACTCACCGCACGCATGCAGGGCAGGGTCGGGCCTCCGCTCCTCCAGCCCTTCTACGACGTGGCGAAACTCTTCGAGAAGGAGGACGTGACGGTCACGCCGTCGCAGAACTTCTACATCCTCTCGTACCTCGTCTTCATGGCGGTGACAGGGGCCCTCTTCTTTGCCGGAGGGGACCTCCTGCTCGTGATCTTCGCCTTCACGCTGGCGCACATCTTCATCGTCCTCGGCGCCTATGCGGCCTACTCGCCGTACAGCTACGTCGGTGCGGAGAGGGAACTGATCACCCTGATGGCCTACGAGCCGATGATCATCCTCACCGCCGTCGGCCTGTACCTGGTCACCGGGAGCTTCTACGTGAACGAGATCGCGGCATCCCAGGTCCCGGCCGCCCTGTACCTGCCCGGCGTCCTCATCGGGTTCCTGACCGTGCTGACGATCAAGCTCCGCAAGTCCCCCTTCGACATCTCGACCTCGCACCACGCCCACCAGGAACTGGTGAAAGGGCTTACGACCGAGTTCTCGGGAGCTACCCTTGCCAAGATCGAGATCGCCCACTGGTACGAGACCGTCGTCCTGCTCGGCATCGTGTACCTGTTCTTCGGGTTCAACCCGCTGCTGGCACTCGCCGTCATCGCCGTCACCTACTTCCTGGAGGTCTTCATCGACAACACCTTCTCCAGGATGAAGTGGCAGTGGACGATGAAGGAAGGATGGGGCGTTGCAGTGACGCTCGGGTTCATCAACCTCGCCGTCCTGTATTACTTCTATCTGGGGGTGTGAGACATGGCATATCTGAAGAAATCGCCCTGGCTAATCCATTACGACTCATCGAGCTGCAACGGCTGCGACATCGAGGTGCTCGCCTGCCTCACGCCGCTCTACGATGTGGAGAGGTTCGGGATCATCAACACCGGGAACCCGAAGCACGCCGACATCTTCGTGATCAGCGGGAGTGTCAACTACCTCAACCGCGAGGTCGTGAAAAACATCTACGAGCAGATGCCTGACCCGAAGGTCGTCGTGGCCGTCGGAATCTGCGCCTGTTCGGGCGGCGTCTTTGCCGAGTGTTACAATGTTTCGGGCGGCGTCGACCAGGTGATCCCGGTCGATGTCTATGTGCCCGGATGCGCCGCACGGCCCGAGTCGATCATCGACGGGATCGTGAAGTCGCTCGGTATCCTGGAAGAAAAGAGAGCAAACATGACGAAAAAGGAGGCTCACCATGCCTGAAGACCAGCCGATGACCGAGTG belongs to Methanofollis sp. and includes:
- a CDS encoding respiratory chain complex I subunit 1 family protein — its product is MISVFTAVLYLLLAPIAGGLIAGIDRKLTARMQGRVGPPLLQPFYDVAKLFEKEDVTVTPSQNFYILSYLVFMAVTGALFFAGGDLLLVIFAFTLAHIFIVLGAYAAYSPYSYVGAERELITLMAYEPMIILTAVGLYLVTGSFYVNEIAASQVPAALYLPGVLIGFLTVLTIKLRKSPFDISTSHHAHQELVKGLTTEFSGATLAKIEIAHWYETVVLLGIVYLFFGFNPLLALAVIAVTYFLEVFIDNTFSRMKWQWTMKEGWGVAVTLGFINLAVLYYFYLGV
- a CDS encoding NADH-quinone oxidoreductase subunit B family protein, translated to MAYLKKSPWLIHYDSSSCNGCDIEVLACLTPLYDVERFGIINTGNPKHADIFVISGSVNYLNREVVKNIYEQMPDPKVVVAVGICACSGGVFAECYNVSGGVDQVIPVDVYVPGCAARPESIIDGIVKSLGILEEKRANMTKKEAHHA
- a CDS encoding proton-conducting transporter membrane subunit; this encodes MYDLIFLILFPCIIAAILLLLNNNRVRHAIVALGALVISAGSIYLLVSSFTQGAVYYTFPFEPTSLVMFALEMGIALLLLYLGVRFKQPIAVLLVLIQSAMMIYYEITWGMVVEPEMNLFIDQFSIIMALIIGIIGSLIAVFATSYMDTYHGHHPEVRDRRRMFFFVIFIFLAAMFGLVFSNNIPWIFFFWEITTLSSFLLIGYSETEEATNNAFLALKLNLLGGIAFAGAILYLASVDPSGGLLELNALLASGQAVAIIPAVLISFAGLTKSAQMPFSGWLVGAMVAPTPVSALLHSSTMVKAGVYIIVRFAPVLAGSLAGLSIAFVGAVTFLLASGIAISQSNAKKVLAYSTIANLGLIVACAGVGTPQLVWAAIFLIIFHAVAKSLLFLCVGTVEHRTGSRDIEDMDGLIVRLPKVAAMMFIGMAGMFLAPFGMLISKWAAIEAFIVAPLGLIFVMILAFGGAVTVFFWAKWMGKIIEVTPFGENLEGTVSTGKWVVLGSLTAMTVLAALLFPLISSFLVEPYVLGIFNETARLAQDNVIIMVLMIALLLVLPLSYLSYRKQGRTMPAYMGGRPTTPDMKFLGSLGIEREMTMRNYYFTDLFGEAKLLKVGNPLCILLILAAIAVIAGVAL